One window from the genome of Breoghania sp. L-A4 encodes:
- a CDS encoding amidohydrolase family protein, whose amino-acid sequence MSFDLLIKNATLPDGRTGMDIGCAGGKIVAVEAGIAAEAGRTLDAGGKLVAPPFVDVHFHMDATLSLGLPRMNESGTLLEGIALWGELKPLLTIEAVVERALRYCDLAVSQGLLAVRSHVDVCDDRLTGVEALLEVRRRVAPYLDLQLVAFPQDGFYRSPNAEKNLIRALDMGVEVVGGIPHFERTMEDGARSVTALCELAAERGLMVDMHCDETDDPLSRHIETLSYETRRLGLQGRVAGSHLTSMHSMDNYYVSKLLPLMAEAGVHAIANPLINIALQGRHDTYPKRRGQTRVPEMRAHGINVAFGHDCVMDPWYSLGSGDMLEVAHMALHVAQMTSREAMRYCFECITTHPATIMGLEGYGLAPGCNADFNLLQADDAIEAIRLKAARLAVVRRGRVIAQTAPRVSQLSLDGRPDSVDASAYAPRA is encoded by the coding sequence ATGAGTTTCGATCTCCTCATCAAGAACGCCACGCTGCCAGACGGCCGCACCGGCATGGACATCGGCTGTGCGGGCGGAAAAATCGTCGCCGTGGAGGCGGGGATCGCGGCCGAGGCGGGCCGGACTCTGGATGCGGGCGGCAAGCTCGTCGCGCCGCCCTTCGTGGACGTGCATTTCCACATGGACGCGACCCTGTCGCTCGGTCTGCCGCGCATGAACGAGAGCGGCACGCTGCTGGAGGGCATCGCGCTGTGGGGCGAGCTGAAGCCGCTGCTCACCATCGAGGCGGTGGTGGAGCGCGCGCTGCGCTATTGCGATCTGGCGGTCTCGCAAGGGCTGCTCGCCGTGCGCAGCCATGTGGATGTCTGCGACGACAGGCTCACCGGCGTCGAGGCGTTGCTCGAGGTCAGGCGCCGGGTCGCGCCCTATCTGGATCTGCAGCTTGTCGCCTTTCCGCAGGACGGGTTCTATCGCTCGCCGAATGCGGAGAAGAACCTGATCCGGGCGCTGGACATGGGCGTGGAGGTGGTCGGCGGCATCCCGCATTTCGAGCGCACCATGGAAGACGGCGCGCGTTCGGTGACGGCGCTGTGCGAACTCGCGGCCGAACGCGGGCTCATGGTCGACATGCATTGCGACGAGACCGATGATCCCCTGTCACGGCATATCGAGACGCTGAGCTATGAGACCCGGCGGCTGGGCCTGCAGGGCCGCGTCGCCGGATCGCATCTCACGTCGATGCACTCGATGGACAACTACTATGTCTCGAAGCTGCTGCCGCTGATGGCGGAGGCCGGGGTGCACGCCATCGCCAACCCGCTCATCAACATCGCGCTGCAGGGCAGGCATGACACCTATCCCAAACGGCGCGGCCAGACCCGGGTGCCGGAGATGCGGGCGCACGGCATCAACGTCGCCTTCGGCCACGACTGCGTGATGGACCCGTGGTATTCGCTCGGCTCGGGCGACATGCTGGAGGTCGCGCATATGGCGCTGCATGTGGCGCAGATGACCTCGCGCGAGGCCATGCGCTACTGCTTCGAGTGCATCACGACGCATCCCGCCACGATCATGGGGCTGGAAGGCTACGGCCTTGCGCCCGGCTGCAACGCGGACTTCAACCTGCTGCAGGCGGACGATGCCATCGAGGCCATTCGGCTGAAAGCCGCGCGGCTCGCCGTGGTGCGGCGCGGCCGCGTCATCGCGCAGACCGCGCCGCGTGTCTCGCAGCTTTCGCTCGACGGCCGTCCCGACAGCGTCGACGCCTCCGCCTATGCGCCCCGCGCGTAG
- a CDS encoding ABC transporter permease gives MSDIFEILLAANFWAAAIRIATPLIFGVLGALVCERAGVLNLGIEGIFTAGAMAGWMAVWLGAGLWGGVAVAALAGAFFGLIHAILTVPLGLSQHVSGIGVTLFATSVSYFAYRTALPDVSSPPRIVAFQPVDIPLLSDLPFVGPAFFQQTPMTFLAFALVALTAFVLYRTPLGLAIRAVGDDPSAVEAQGLSVYGLRIGAVVAGSAMMALGGAFLTMSAFDAFFFGMVNGRGWICIALTVFASWRPGKALIGALLFGAFDAFQVRLQTEVGAFIPSQVFLMLPYLLSIAALVMVARKADYPRALLTPYFRGQR, from the coding sequence ATGAGCGACATTTTCGAGATCCTGCTCGCCGCCAATTTCTGGGCCGCCGCCATCCGCATCGCCACGCCGCTGATCTTCGGCGTGCTGGGGGCGCTGGTCTGCGAACGCGCGGGCGTGCTGAACCTCGGCATCGAGGGCATCTTCACCGCCGGCGCCATGGCCGGCTGGATGGCCGTGTGGCTCGGCGCGGGGCTGTGGGGCGGTGTGGCGGTCGCGGCGCTCGCCGGCGCCTTCTTCGGGCTGATCCACGCGATCCTGACCGTGCCGCTCGGGCTGTCGCAGCACGTCTCGGGCATCGGCGTGACGCTGTTCGCAACGTCGGTGAGCTATTTCGCCTATCGCACGGCGCTGCCGGACGTGTCCTCGCCGCCGCGCATCGTGGCCTTCCAGCCCGTCGACATTCCGCTGCTCTCCGACCTGCCGTTCGTGGGACCCGCCTTCTTCCAGCAGACGCCGATGACCTTTCTGGCGTTTGCGCTGGTGGCGCTGACGGCGTTTGTGCTCTACCGCACGCCGCTGGGGCTCGCCATCCGCGCCGTGGGCGACGATCCCTCGGCGGTGGAGGCGCAGGGCCTCTCGGTCTATGGCTTGCGCATCGGCGCGGTGGTCGCGGGGTCGGCGATGATGGCGCTGGGCGGGGCGTTTCTCACCATGTCGGCGTTCGACGCCTTCTTCTTCGGCATGGTCAACGGGCGCGGCTGGATCTGCATCGCGCTCACCGTCTTCGCCTCCTGGCGGCCGGGCAAGGCGCTGATCGGCGCGCTGCTGTTCGGGGCGTTCGACGCCTTCCAGGTGCGGCTGCAGACCGAAGTCGGCGCCTTCATCCCCAGCCAGGTCTTCCTGATGCTGCCGTACCTTCTGTCCATCGCGGCGCTGGTCATGGTGGCGCGCAAGGCGGATTATCCCCGGGCGCTGCTCACGCCCTATTTCCGGGGGCAGCGGTGA
- a CDS encoding ABC transporter permease, translating to MIRLEPRETATTTRLIAAPVIAAVAALLLAAIPIATTGTSVFEAYALMARGAFGSVFAFSEMLTRATPLILTGLAAAVAFRAKLWNIGGEGQLYAGALAAAAIGSGAIDQPPIVMIPLVIMAGALAGGMVMLGPTLLKSKLGVDEVVTTLLLNFVILLFVQMMLEGPMKDPMGMGWPQSEPIIDAAVLPKLVARMRIHGGLIMAFAAALFVYVLLKRTVWGFEIRAVGENARAARHAGIPVTATFIRVGLLSGALAGLAGVGEVAGLKGYLTADLSPGFGYAGIVVAMLAALSPIGVVFAALFIASVFVGADSMSRAAGVSNYLADLIVAMALICVLISSLFVRFKVRFVGRATGEAA from the coding sequence ATGATCCGTTTAGAGCCGCGCGAGACGGCCACGACCACCCGGCTGATCGCGGCCCCGGTGATCGCCGCCGTCGCCGCCCTGCTGCTTGCCGCCATCCCAATCGCCACCACCGGCACCTCCGTGTTCGAGGCCTATGCGCTGATGGCCAGGGGCGCCTTCGGCTCGGTCTTCGCGTTCTCCGAGATGCTGACCCGCGCCACGCCGCTGATCCTCACCGGGCTTGCCGCCGCCGTCGCCTTCCGGGCCAAGCTGTGGAACATCGGCGGCGAAGGGCAGCTCTACGCCGGAGCGCTGGCCGCCGCCGCCATCGGATCGGGCGCGATCGACCAGCCGCCCATCGTGATGATTCCGCTGGTGATCATGGCGGGCGCGCTGGCCGGCGGCATGGTGATGCTCGGCCCGACGCTGCTGAAATCGAAACTCGGCGTCGACGAGGTGGTCACCACCCTGCTGCTCAACTTCGTCATCCTGCTGTTCGTGCAGATGATGCTGGAGGGCCCGATGAAGGATCCCATGGGCATGGGCTGGCCGCAGTCCGAGCCGATCATCGATGCCGCCGTGCTGCCCAAGCTGGTGGCGCGCATGCGCATCCATGGCGGGTTGATCATGGCGTTTGCCGCGGCGCTCTTCGTCTACGTGCTGCTCAAGCGCACGGTCTGGGGCTTCGAGATCCGCGCGGTGGGCGAGAACGCCCGCGCCGCGCGCCATGCCGGTATTCCCGTGACCGCCACCTTCATCCGCGTGGGGCTCCTGTCGGGCGCGCTGGCGGGGCTTGCGGGCGTCGGCGAGGTGGCCGGGCTGAAGGGCTATCTTACGGCGGATCTCTCGCCCGGCTTCGGCTACGCGGGCATCGTGGTGGCCATGCTGGCGGCGCTCTCGCCCATCGGTGTGGTCTTCGCGGCGCTGTTCATCGCCAGCGTCTTCGTCGGCGCGGACAGCATGTCGCGCGCCGCCGGCGTGTCCAACTATCTCGCCGACCTGATCGTCGCCATGGCGCTGATCTGCGTGCTGATCTCCAGCCTGTTCGTGCGCTTCAAAGTGCGCTTCGTCGGGCGCGCCACGGGAGAGGCGGCATGA